The following proteins are co-located in the Lagenorhynchus albirostris chromosome 2, mLagAlb1.1, whole genome shotgun sequence genome:
- the LOC132515879 gene encoding chromobox protein homolog 1, which translates to MGKKQNKKKVEEVLEEEEEEYVVEKVLDRRVVKGKVEYLLKWKGFSDEDNTWEPEENLDCPDLIAEFLQSQKTAHETDKSEGGKRKADSDSEDKGEESKPKKKKEESEKPRGFARGLEPERIIGATDSSGELMFLMKWKNSDEADLVPAKEANVKCPQVVISFYEERLTWHSYPSEDDDKKDDKN; encoded by the coding sequence atggggaaaaaacaaaacaagaagaaagtgGAGGAGGtgctagaagaagaagaagaagaatatgtGGTGGAAAAAGTTCTTGACCGTCGAGTGGTAAAGGGCAAAGTGGAGTACCTCCTAAAGTGGAAGGGGTTCTCAGATGAGGACAACACATGGGAGCCAGAAGAAAACCTGGATTGCCCCGACCTCATTGCTGAGTTCCTGCAGTCACAGAAAACAGCACACGAGACAGATAAATCGGAGGGAGGCAAGCGCAAAGCTGATTCTGATTCCGAAGATAAGGGGGAGGAGAGCAaaccaaagaagaagaaagaagagtcagAAAAGCCACGAGGCTTTGCCCGGGGTTTGGAACCGGAGCGGATTATTGGAGCTACAGACTCCAGTGGAGAACTCATGTTcctgatgaaatggaaaaactctGATGAGGCTGACCTGGTCCCTGCCAAGGAAGCCAATGTCAAGTGCCCACAGGTTGTCATATCCTTCTATGAGGAAAGGCTGACGTGGCATTCCTACCCCTCGGAGGATGATGACAAAAAAGATGACAAGAATTAA